A stretch of the Sulfurimonas sp. HSL3-1 genome encodes the following:
- a CDS encoding porin — MRRLKLQGTLLLSLVTVLTAQDDIAQLREEIVSLKTSVAELQRSQETNADAAFTLSGYAAAGYAYAEHTNGGFDLVQFSPIFQYAYTDLVLFTGELETKMNDDLETSVELEYASASIFLNDYMVLVAGKFLSPLGQFRQNLHPSWINKLPTEPIGFGEDGAAPISFTGLGLRGGIPLGALQSNYTLFVANAPVLELADDNNTSIGAIAAEGPTSSDTAGYTVGLRYAIDPLPNCEIGVSSAYGKAALEGESKRDYSVFDADLSWHYDGADLKAEYSQQKVGKLGSSIAPAAFTWKAWYAQLAYQFGALPVEPVVRYGAFRPADFDLDRDQVSVGLNYLFAPSVIAKVAYEFNNADKAPEYDDNRLLAQFAFGF; from the coding sequence ATGAGACGTTTGAAGCTGCAGGGAACACTGCTGCTTTCCCTGGTGACGGTGCTGACGGCGCAGGATGATATCGCGCAGTTGCGCGAAGAGATCGTTTCGCTGAAAACTTCGGTTGCCGAATTGCAGCGTAGCCAGGAGACGAATGCCGACGCCGCCTTCACCCTTTCGGGGTATGCGGCGGCGGGGTATGCCTACGCCGAACACACCAACGGCGGGTTCGACCTGGTGCAGTTCTCGCCGATTTTCCAGTACGCCTACACGGACCTTGTTCTCTTCACCGGCGAACTTGAAACGAAAATGAATGACGATCTGGAGACGAGCGTGGAGCTGGAGTATGCCTCGGCGAGCATCTTCCTCAACGACTACATGGTGCTGGTCGCCGGTAAGTTCCTTTCCCCGCTGGGGCAGTTCCGGCAGAACCTGCATCCTTCGTGGATCAACAAGCTGCCGACGGAGCCGATCGGTTTCGGGGAAGACGGCGCCGCCCCTATCTCCTTTACCGGCCTTGGCCTGCGAGGCGGCATCCCGCTGGGGGCGCTGCAGAGCAATTACACCCTCTTCGTCGCCAACGCTCCCGTGCTGGAACTTGCCGATGACAATAATACGAGCATCGGCGCGATCGCCGCGGAGGGCCCCACCAGTTCCGATACGGCGGGCTACACCGTCGGTCTGCGCTATGCAATCGACCCGCTGCCTAACTGCGAGATCGGCGTCTCCAGCGCCTACGGCAAGGCGGCGCTCGAAGGGGAATCGAAACGCGATTACAGCGTGTTCGATGCGGACCTCTCATGGCACTACGACGGCGCGGACCTGAAAGCGGAATACAGCCAGCAGAAGGTCGGGAAACTGGGCAGCAGCATCGCTCCTGCCGCCTTCACCTGGAAGGCGTGGTACGCGCAGCTGGCCTATCAGTTCGGAGCGCTGCCCGTGGAACCCGTCGTGCGTTACGGGGCGTTCCGACCGGCCGATTTCGATCTCGATCGCGACCAGGTATCAGTGGGGCTCAACTATCTGTTCGCCCCGAGCGTTATCGCCAAGGTAGCGTACGAATTCAACAATGCGGACAAGGCGCCGGAGTATGACGATAACCGACTCCTGGCCCAGTTTGCCTTCGGTTTTTAG
- a CDS encoding TolC family protein, producing MFRPLLALLFMAAALRAEGIDTLIDRSLEQHHSLKMIEQRLGAFDAMEDKSALFANPELLVGINDVQFDDPMDRTIEPMQFTSVSVRQKFPWFGKRGAAGEKVRAQKAVLFASLEAAQAELAKQIRLRAYTVTELNARLEVLQNYLALTDQNIALNTAYASTQRDRHMGIMSAELLRSDIAVRREKLTAMLTAQKARLAYLVQAPFDAVEADDTVTPPPPLESYLQRLENNRIYRVKEADQKAAAAETKVKALSANADPFVMVGYYYREAHPDYLSFTVGAALPLYGAERDDTEAARKTELSTAEAAADYRLQLRSEIEAAYAALSEAYRTYRIITEESLPQVEHMVDLSDAKLRSGSDLFNYFDLLERKLRFDEQRIAAKADYLRAGARLKALTGEIK from the coding sequence ATGTTCCGTCCGCTCTTAGCCCTGCTGTTCATGGCCGCCGCACTCCGGGCCGAAGGGATCGATACCCTGATCGACCGCTCGCTTGAACAGCACCACTCGCTGAAGATGATCGAACAGCGCCTCGGCGCTTTTGACGCTATGGAGGACAAAAGCGCCCTCTTCGCCAACCCCGAGCTGCTCGTCGGCATCAACGACGTCCAGTTTGACGACCCAATGGACCGGACCATCGAACCGATGCAGTTCACCTCCGTCAGCGTCCGGCAGAAGTTCCCCTGGTTCGGGAAACGCGGGGCCGCGGGCGAAAAAGTTCGGGCGCAAAAAGCCGTCCTCTTCGCCTCCCTCGAAGCGGCACAGGCGGAGCTGGCCAAACAGATCCGGCTCCGCGCTTACACGGTTACCGAACTGAACGCGCGACTGGAGGTCCTGCAGAACTACCTGGCACTGACGGACCAGAACATCGCCCTCAACACGGCCTACGCCTCTACCCAGCGTGACCGCCATATGGGGATCATGTCCGCCGAGCTGCTTCGCTCCGACATCGCCGTGCGCCGGGAAAAACTGACCGCGATGCTCACGGCGCAAAAAGCGCGGCTGGCCTACCTTGTGCAGGCCCCCTTCGACGCCGTCGAGGCCGACGACACGGTCACGCCCCCGCCACCGTTGGAGAGCTACCTGCAGCGGCTGGAAAACAACCGGATTTACCGTGTCAAAGAGGCCGACCAAAAGGCCGCGGCGGCGGAGACGAAAGTCAAGGCGCTCTCGGCCAACGCCGACCCATTCGTGATGGTCGGCTACTACTACCGCGAGGCCCACCCCGACTACCTGAGCTTCACCGTCGGGGCGGCGCTACCGCTTTACGGCGCGGAACGCGACGACACAGAAGCGGCCCGGAAGACCGAGCTGTCAACGGCGGAAGCGGCCGCCGACTACCGCCTGCAGCTGCGCAGCGAGATCGAAGCGGCGTACGCGGCACTGAGCGAGGCGTACCGCACCTACCGCATCATCACCGAGGAGAGCCTGCCCCAGGTAGAGCACATGGTCGATCTGAGCGACGCAAAACTGCGCAGCGGCAGCGACCTTTTCAACTATTTCGACCTGCTCGAACGCAAGCTCCGCTTCGACGAACAGCGCATTGCCGCGAAAGCGGACTACCTCCGCGCCGGCGCGCGCCTCAAAGCATTGACGGGAGAGATCAAATGA
- a CDS encoding SO_0444 family Cu/Zn efflux transporter, producing MESLLLFWGALVDLSNAMAPYIVFGLLFAGLLHELVPDALVTKHLGSDNVASVVKSTLFGIPLPVCSCGVIPLATSIKKSGASHGATLSFLISTPITGIDSILATYGMFGWAFTLYRVFTSMLMAMLAGILTNLFGAEPEPAPAPKAPAFSMAAPPKQSAPVGFSMAAPAKEEASCCSSGCETETKKRFSMSGALRYAFATLLGDIAKPLFWGLVVGALITVAIPEDLGKLLAENSWLSYLIVIAIAVPMYVCATASLPIAAGLMLSGVSAGAAFVFLSAGPATNTVTIGVVKQMLGTRALAIYLGTITVGSVVFGLLLDWLFIRAEIDPKALVHLQEEAGVIAVASSLLLWGFVFYFLAKPWFRKKEASCCSGESCCS from the coding sequence ATGGAGTCTCTACTTCTGTTTTGGGGTGCACTGGTCGATCTGAGCAATGCGATGGCCCCCTATATCGTCTTCGGCCTTCTCTTCGCAGGGCTCCTGCACGAGCTCGTGCCCGATGCGCTGGTCACAAAGCACCTGGGCAGCGACAATGTCGCCTCCGTCGTCAAGTCGACCCTCTTCGGTATCCCGCTGCCGGTCTGCTCCTGCGGGGTGATCCCGCTGGCGACGTCGATCAAGAAGAGCGGGGCGAGCCACGGCGCGACGCTCAGCTTTCTCATCTCGACGCCGATCACGGGGATAGACTCCATTCTCGCGACCTACGGGATGTTCGGCTGGGCCTTTACCCTCTACCGCGTCTTCACCTCCATGCTGATGGCGATGCTCGCCGGGATCCTGACGAACTTGTTCGGCGCGGAACCGGAACCCGCACCCGCGCCGAAAGCTCCGGCCTTTTCGATGGCCGCCCCGCCGAAGCAGAGTGCACCCGTCGGCTTCAGTATGGCGGCCCCTGCCAAAGAGGAGGCGAGCTGCTGCAGCTCCGGCTGCGAAACGGAGACGAAAAAGCGCTTTTCGATGAGCGGTGCGCTGCGCTACGCCTTCGCGACCCTGCTCGGTGACATTGCCAAGCCGCTCTTCTGGGGACTCGTCGTCGGGGCGCTCATCACTGTGGCGATCCCCGAGGACCTCGGTAAGCTCCTGGCCGAGAACAGCTGGCTCTCCTATCTCATCGTCATCGCCATTGCCGTGCCGATGTACGTCTGCGCGACGGCCTCGCTGCCGATCGCCGCGGGGCTGATGCTCTCGGGGGTGAGCGCCGGCGCGGCCTTCGTCTTTCTGAGCGCGGGCCCTGCGACGAACACCGTGACCATCGGCGTCGTGAAACAGATGTTGGGAACAAGGGCGCTGGCCATCTATCTGGGTACCATCACCGTCGGTAGCGTCGTTTTCGGACTGTTGCTCGACTGGCTTTTTATCCGCGCCGAGATCGATCCGAAGGCACTGGTGCACCTGCAGGAGGAGGCGGGCGTCATCGCCGTCGCCTCATCGCTGCTGCTCTGGGGCTTTGTGTTCTACTTCCTTGCCAAACCGTGGTTCCGAAAGAAGGAGGCGTCATGCTGTTCGGGGGAGAGCTGCTGCAGCTGA
- a CDS encoding CusA/CzcA family heavy metal efflux RND transporter produces the protein MIERLIAFSVKNRFLVIMATLFLVFGAYRAMITTPLDALPDLSPPQVIVQVTWKGQSPEIVEDQGTYPLVSQFLSIADIRTVRGFSTYENALIYIIFKEGTDLYWARSRVLEQLAAIQSKLPEGMEVALGPDASGVGWVYEYALTSKTKSLAELRTLQDYYFKYALMGVDGVSDVATVGGFVPTFQLTVNNDALIRYGLSVGDVARVLRQNNNDTGGRIVIQNGFEWMVQAEGYLKDLDSIRNLVVTVKDGIPVTLAQLGRVEVVPAARRGVADLNGEGEVVGGIVMVRYGEDVYSVIQRIKAKMAALHIDGVDVITTYDRSGLIDKAIATLTDTLVEESIIVVLIIGLFLMHLRSSLIVLLVLPLVIGATFALMKLAGIGSNIMSLGGIAIALGTVVDASIVMIENAHKRLRKKHGELGRELTPSEHAETVVAAAQQVGRPIFFALALVVVSFLPIFALSGEEGLLFTPLAFTKTFAMSAGAVLAVTLVPVLMVSFIRGPIREETANPINRFFLWLYQPLLRWGLKLRYLVLAASLALLVAIAPLYEKLEWEFMPMLNEQTFMYMPVTPFGISIDQSKALTQKTDKILKSFPEVETVFGKGGRADTATDPAPLGMLETIITFKDPSQWREGVTFEQLRNDMEAALQVPGLVNSWTYPIRGRIDMLLSGIRTPVGIKLYGSDAATLQRLAQAIEQKLMPLPESQSVFADRSAAGYYIDIAIDETALQRYGLSKAALLEYTRAAIGGMQVTTLYKGIERYPVALRLEEDERRNLDDIRALPVKTPLGFVPLSTFADVRYRESASVIKSEMATPVTYVYITPRPGIGAVAYKEAALKALSNFPLPPGYHMEWAGQAEYLASAMEKMRWIIPAVLAVILLLIYLSLRRFVATLIVFLTLPFALLGGILYVWMLHFSMSIAVVVGFLALLGIAAETAIVMIVYLTDSVEASRAALGERFDAEALKAAINEGAVKRVRPKLMTVFSILAGLAPIMYTHGVGSEVMQRIAAPMLGGIVTSALLSLLIIPILYEMYERRHLNQQPGDNAHTTPKENR, from the coding sequence ATGATCGAACGCCTTATCGCCTTCAGCGTCAAAAACCGCTTTCTCGTCATCATGGCGACGCTTTTTCTCGTTTTCGGTGCCTACCGGGCGATGATCACGACGCCGCTTGACGCCCTGCCGGACCTCTCCCCGCCCCAGGTGATCGTACAGGTCACCTGGAAGGGACAGAGCCCGGAGATCGTCGAGGACCAGGGGACCTACCCGCTGGTGTCGCAGTTCCTCTCCATCGCCGATATCCGCACCGTGCGCGGCTTCTCTACCTATGAAAACGCGCTCATCTACATCATTTTCAAAGAGGGAACGGACCTCTACTGGGCCCGCTCACGGGTCCTGGAGCAGCTTGCCGCCATCCAGAGCAAACTGCCCGAGGGGATGGAGGTCGCCCTGGGGCCGGACGCCTCGGGAGTGGGATGGGTCTATGAATACGCGCTGACGTCGAAAACGAAAAGCCTCGCCGAACTGCGCACCCTGCAGGACTACTACTTCAAATACGCCCTGATGGGCGTCGACGGCGTCAGCGACGTGGCCACCGTGGGCGGCTTCGTGCCGACCTTCCAGCTCACCGTCAACAACGACGCGCTTATCCGCTACGGCCTCTCCGTCGGCGACGTCGCCCGGGTGCTGCGGCAGAACAACAACGATACCGGCGGGCGCATCGTCATCCAGAACGGCTTCGAGTGGATGGTGCAGGCGGAGGGCTACCTCAAGGACCTGGACTCCATCCGTAACCTCGTCGTCACCGTCAAAGACGGCATCCCCGTCACCCTCGCGCAGCTGGGAAGGGTGGAAGTCGTGCCCGCCGCCCGCCGGGGGGTGGCGGACCTTAACGGCGAAGGCGAGGTCGTCGGCGGAATTGTCATGGTGCGCTACGGCGAGGACGTCTACAGCGTCATCCAGCGGATCAAGGCAAAAATGGCCGCCCTGCATATCGACGGGGTCGACGTCATTACCACTTACGACCGCTCCGGGCTGATCGACAAGGCGATCGCTACCCTGACGGACACCCTCGTCGAGGAGAGCATTATCGTCGTGCTCATTATCGGCCTTTTCCTGATGCACCTGCGCTCCTCGCTCATCGTGCTGCTCGTGCTGCCGCTCGTCATCGGGGCGACCTTCGCGCTGATGAAGCTTGCCGGGATCGGCAGCAACATCATGAGCCTCGGGGGGATCGCCATCGCGCTGGGAACCGTCGTGGACGCGAGCATCGTCATGATCGAGAACGCCCACAAGCGGCTGCGCAAAAAGCACGGGGAGCTGGGCCGGGAGCTGACGCCGTCCGAGCATGCGGAGACGGTCGTGGCGGCGGCGCAGCAGGTGGGCCGGCCCATCTTCTTCGCCCTCGCCCTCGTCGTCGTCTCCTTCCTGCCTATTTTCGCCCTCTCGGGCGAGGAGGGGCTGCTCTTTACCCCGCTGGCATTCACCAAGACCTTCGCCATGTCCGCAGGCGCCGTTCTCGCCGTCACACTGGTGCCGGTGCTGATGGTCTCCTTTATCCGCGGTCCCATCCGCGAAGAGACGGCCAACCCGATCAACCGCTTCTTCCTCTGGCTCTACCAGCCTCTGCTGAGATGGGGGCTGAAACTGCGCTACCTCGTCCTCGCCGCCTCACTCGCCCTCCTCGTCGCCATCGCGCCGCTGTACGAAAAGCTCGAGTGGGAGTTCATGCCGATGCTCAATGAACAAACGTTCATGTACATGCCGGTCACGCCGTTTGGGATCAGTATCGACCAGAGCAAGGCGTTGACGCAGAAGACGGACAAGATCCTCAAAAGCTTCCCGGAGGTGGAGACGGTCTTTGGCAAAGGAGGGCGTGCCGACACCGCCACCGACCCCGCCCCCCTGGGGATGCTGGAGACGATCATCACCTTCAAAGATCCTTCCCAGTGGCGCGAAGGGGTGACCTTTGAACAACTGCGCAACGACATGGAGGCCGCCCTCCAGGTGCCCGGGCTTGTCAACTCCTGGACCTACCCCATCCGCGGCCGGATCGATATGCTTTTAAGCGGCATCCGCACCCCCGTGGGCATCAAGCTCTACGGCAGCGACGCCGCGACGCTGCAGCGGCTGGCACAAGCCATCGAGCAGAAACTGATGCCGCTCCCCGAATCCCAATCGGTCTTCGCCGACCGCTCCGCCGCGGGCTACTATATCGACATCGCCATAGACGAAACGGCGCTGCAGCGCTACGGACTCTCCAAGGCGGCCCTGCTTGAATATACCCGCGCGGCCATCGGCGGCATGCAGGTGACGACGCTCTACAAAGGGATCGAACGCTACCCCGTCGCCCTGCGCCTCGAAGAGGATGAACGGCGGAACCTTGACGATATCCGTGCCCTTCCCGTCAAGACGCCGCTGGGCTTCGTCCCGCTCTCCACCTTCGCCGACGTCCGCTACCGCGAAAGCGCCTCGGTGATCAAGAGTGAGATGGCGACGCCGGTCACCTATGTTTACATCACACCGCGCCCGGGCATCGGCGCCGTCGCCTACAAGGAAGCGGCGCTGAAGGCGCTCTCAAACTTCCCGCTGCCGCCGGGCTACCACATGGAATGGGCCGGCCAGGCGGAATACCTCGCTTCGGCCATGGAGAAGATGCGCTGGATCATCCCGGCGGTGCTGGCGGTGATTTTGCTGCTCATCTACCTCTCGCTGCGGCGTTTCGTCGCGACCCTGATCGTCTTCCTGACGCTGCCCTTCGCCCTGCTGGGCGGCATTCTCTATGTCTGGATGCTCCACTTCAGCATGAGCATCGCCGTCGTCGTCGGTTTTCTCGCCCTGCTGGGGATCGCTGCGGAGACGGCGATCGTCATGATCGTCTATCTCACCGACAGCGTGGAGGCCTCCCGCGCGGCGCTAGGCGAACGTTTCGACGCCGAAGCGCTGAAAGCGGCGATCAATGAGGGGGCCGTCAAACGGGTGCGGCCCAAGCTGATGACGGTCTTCTCCATCCTCGCCGGCCTCGCCCCCATCATGTACACCCACGGGGTCGGCAGTGAGGTGATGCAGCGCATCGCCGCCCCGATGCTCGGCGGGATCGTCACCTCGGCACTGCTCAGCCTCCTCATCATCCCGATTCTCTACGAGATGTACGAGCGGCGCCACTTGAACCAACAACCGGGCGACAATGCCCACACCACACCAAAGGAAAACAGATGA
- a CDS encoding copper-translocating P-type ATPase — translation MEHDHTMQHEYGEMHDHSEHAAGHAHAGHGHGGMGHMHHMEEMRRRFIVSLIVTVPILLFSPMLQSWAGILFDFPYRGEVTALLATFIYLYGGKPFLTMTLDELKARQPGMMTLISMAITVAYGYSVSTLFFPGGKAFFWELATLIDIMLIGHYIEAKSILGASNALEDLVRLMPKTATRLKADGTSESVDVTALQPGDLILVRPGENIAADGTVEAGESSVNEALLTGESKPIFKTAGSTLFMGALNLDGALRVRIDKAGSESYLSQVIALVKEAQQSRSHTQDLANRAAGWLFYAALAAGSATFAVWSLLLSPADAVLRGVTVLIIACPHALGLAVPLVVAISTSLAAKSGILIRNRQAFEALRGIDTICFDKTGTVTEGRLAVSKTVALEDDNAMLAYAAALERDSEHSIARAVTAYADSVGVRPLRADVFKAIPGIGASAEVDGHAVMVGGPQLIARERLTIPPPLQTYSDSASTTVWVIVDRRPLGVILLDDRIRNSSADAVATLKSFGIETWMLTGDNEAVAASVADMTGIDRYRAGLLPDEKLAFVKARRAEGRRVAMVGDGVNDAPSLLGADIGIAVGAGTDIAIDSADIILTRSDLRSVVDAVRLSRRTYGKMKENLWWASGYNLVAIPLAAGVLAPWNIVIGPAFGAVLMSISTVIVALNAQLLKRAAH, via the coding sequence ATGGAACACGACCACACGATGCAGCATGAATACGGGGAAATGCATGACCATTCCGAACATGCCGCGGGCCATGCGCATGCGGGGCACGGACACGGCGGCATGGGACATATGCACCACATGGAGGAGATGCGGCGGCGTTTCATCGTATCGCTGATCGTCACCGTCCCCATTCTCCTCTTCTCGCCGATGCTCCAAAGCTGGGCCGGCATCCTCTTCGATTTTCCCTACCGCGGAGAGGTCACCGCCCTGCTTGCCACTTTCATCTACCTCTACGGCGGCAAACCCTTCCTGACGATGACGCTGGATGAGCTCAAAGCGCGGCAGCCAGGGATGATGACCCTGATTTCAATGGCGATCACCGTCGCCTACGGCTACTCCGTCTCCACCCTCTTTTTCCCCGGCGGGAAAGCCTTTTTCTGGGAACTGGCCACCCTGATCGACATTATGCTTATCGGCCACTACATCGAGGCCAAAAGCATCCTCGGCGCCTCCAACGCCCTTGAAGACCTCGTACGGCTGATGCCGAAGACGGCAACGCGGCTGAAAGCAGACGGCACCTCGGAAAGCGTCGACGTCACGGCCCTGCAGCCGGGCGACCTCATCCTCGTACGGCCCGGGGAGAACATCGCCGCGGACGGCACGGTCGAAGCGGGGGAGAGCAGCGTCAACGAGGCCCTGCTTACCGGCGAGTCCAAACCCATCTTCAAAACCGCTGGATCAACGCTCTTCATGGGCGCCCTCAACCTCGACGGCGCCCTGCGCGTCCGCATCGACAAGGCCGGCAGCGAAAGCTACCTGTCGCAGGTGATCGCCCTCGTCAAAGAGGCCCAGCAGAGCCGCTCGCACACCCAGGACCTGGCCAACCGCGCCGCGGGATGGCTCTTTTATGCCGCGCTCGCCGCCGGGAGTGCCACCTTCGCCGTCTGGTCGCTGCTTCTCTCCCCTGCCGACGCCGTGCTGCGCGGCGTGACCGTTCTCATTATCGCCTGTCCCCACGCCCTGGGCCTCGCCGTACCGCTGGTCGTCGCCATCTCGACGTCGCTCGCGGCGAAATCGGGCATTCTTATCCGCAACCGGCAGGCCTTCGAAGCGCTTAGAGGAATCGACACCATCTGCTTCGACAAAACGGGGACCGTCACCGAAGGGCGCCTGGCCGTCAGCAAAACGGTGGCCCTGGAAGATGACAATGCCATGCTCGCCTATGCCGCCGCGCTGGAACGCGATTCCGAACACAGCATCGCCCGCGCCGTCACCGCCTATGCCGACAGCGTCGGGGTCCGTCCGCTCCGAGCCGACGTTTTCAAGGCCATTCCCGGCATCGGGGCCTCGGCGGAAGTAGACGGGCATGCGGTTATGGTCGGCGGCCCGCAGCTCATTGCGCGTGAAAGGCTCACCATCCCGCCGCCCTTGCAGACGTACAGCGACAGCGCATCGACGACGGTCTGGGTCATCGTCGACCGCCGTCCTCTCGGCGTCATCCTCCTTGATGACAGGATCCGCAATAGCTCCGCGGATGCCGTTGCGACGCTGAAATCCTTCGGCATCGAGACCTGGATGCTGACCGGCGACAACGAGGCAGTCGCCGCCTCCGTCGCCGATATGACGGGCATCGACCGTTATCGCGCGGGGCTGCTGCCTGACGAAAAACTCGCCTTTGTCAAAGCGCGCCGGGCCGAAGGCAGGCGCGTGGCGATGGTCGGCGACGGCGTCAACGACGCCCCCTCCCTGCTTGGGGCAGACATCGGCATCGCCGTCGGCGCGGGGACGGACATCGCCATCGACAGCGCCGACATCATCCTGACCCGAAGCGACCTGCGCAGCGTCGTGGACGCCGTGCGGCTTTCGCGCCGCACCTACGGCAAGATGAAAGAGAACCTCTGGTGGGCAAGCGGCTACAACCTCGTCGCCATCCCCCTCGCCGCCGGGGTCCTCGCCCCCTGGAACATCGTCATCGGCCCGGCGTTCGGCGCCGTTTTGATGTCCATCAGCACCGTCATCGTCGCCCTGAATGCGCAGCTGCTCAAACGGGCGGCACACTGA
- a CDS encoding efflux RND transporter periplasmic adaptor subunit yields the protein MRQHILVLAALLPLLLCADERPSVEQLFAVKTVKVAQTSAARTQTNYGYVRAEDARMYDVSPRFGGYVEKLYADTRYRRVKKGEALAEVYSPEVLQAKEDYLTALRFNATRPSPEMLRSLHKKLTLLGVSRAEIDAVRTGMKADALTTIHAPATGWLFEKNVVEGSAFKAGMKLFTVVNLERVWVEAALYQQELPRLASLNNFTVRASGVERAYPAKKLTLYPDIDPKAATVTLRLAVDNPRGELLPGMYATVSAAAPSHPLLTLPRTAVLRKNGAWYVFRAGDFKGVFDPVKIDVKPLDKERFEVVSGLNAGDEVAGDALFMLDADAQISGLE from the coding sequence ATGAGACAACACATCTTAGTGCTCGCAGCCCTGCTGCCCCTGCTGCTTTGTGCCGATGAGCGGCCGAGCGTCGAACAGCTCTTCGCCGTCAAAACGGTCAAAGTGGCGCAGACCAGCGCCGCCCGGACGCAGACCAACTACGGCTATGTCCGCGCCGAAGACGCGCGCATGTACGACGTGTCGCCGCGCTTCGGTGGCTATGTCGAGAAACTTTACGCCGATACACGCTACCGCCGGGTCAAGAAGGGCGAGGCGCTGGCCGAAGTCTACTCGCCCGAAGTGCTGCAGGCGAAGGAGGATTACCTCACCGCCCTGCGTTTCAACGCGACGCGCCCCAGCCCTGAGATGCTGCGCAGCCTCCACAAAAAACTGACGCTGCTGGGCGTCAGCCGCGCCGAGATCGACGCGGTGCGCACCGGGATGAAAGCCGACGCCCTCACCACGATCCACGCCCCGGCAACGGGATGGCTCTTCGAAAAAAATGTTGTGGAGGGCTCCGCTTTCAAAGCAGGCATGAAGCTCTTTACCGTCGTCAACCTCGAGCGCGTCTGGGTCGAGGCCGCGCTCTACCAGCAGGAGCTGCCGCGGCTCGCCTCCCTAAATAACTTCACGGTCAGGGCCAGCGGCGTGGAGCGGGCCTACCCCGCCAAAAAACTCACGCTGTACCCCGACATCGATCCCAAGGCGGCCACGGTCACCCTGCGCCTCGCCGTCGACAACCCCCGCGGCGAGCTGCTGCCGGGCATGTACGCCACGGTCAGTGCAGCGGCACCCTCACACCCGCTGCTTACCCTCCCGCGCACAGCCGTCCTGCGCAAGAACGGCGCATGGTATGTCTTCCGCGCCGGGGATTTCAAAGGGGTGTTCGACCCTGTCAAAATCGACGTCAAACCCCTCGACAAGGAGCGCTTCGAGGTCGTCTCCGGGTTGAACGCCGGGGATGAAGTCGCCGGCGACGCCCTCTTCATGCTCGACGCCGACGCCCAGATCAGCGGACTGGAGTAG
- a CDS encoding response regulator transcription factor, whose translation MRILLLEDDPVLSDIVGDYLADHYETDRAYTADEATALIDAKHYDLFIFDINVPGQNGIALLRSLRELSVTTPAILVTAYEDTARLKAGFEAGAHDYIRKPFALEELRLRIENSKRLFNIEQRQKVKLGDGCVYDPDAKRIETAQGHQSLAPKEAAMLEYFLAHPGRTLSSEELVQNLWAYDQLPSDATLRSHIRRLRELIGGERITTVRGIGYRYE comes from the coding sequence ATGCGCATACTGCTGCTCGAGGACGACCCCGTTCTCTCCGACATCGTCGGCGACTACCTGGCGGATCATTACGAGACGGACCGGGCCTATACGGCCGACGAAGCAACGGCCCTGATCGACGCAAAGCACTACGACCTCTTCATTTTCGACATCAACGTCCCCGGCCAGAACGGCATCGCCCTGCTGCGGAGCCTGCGCGAACTGAGCGTTACCACCCCCGCCATCCTCGTCACCGCCTATGAAGACACGGCCCGGCTGAAGGCCGGGTTCGAGGCCGGCGCCCACGACTACATCCGCAAACCCTTCGCCCTCGAGGAGCTGCGGCTGCGCATCGAGAACAGCAAGCGGCTCTTCAACATTGAACAGCGGCAGAAAGTAAAGCTCGGCGACGGCTGCGTCTATGATCCGGACGCCAAACGGATCGAAACGGCACAGGGGCACCAATCCCTCGCTCCGAAAGAGGCAGCGATGCTGGAGTATTTCCTCGCCCACCCCGGACGTACGCTCTCTTCGGAGGAGCTGGTGCAAAACCTCTGGGCATACGACCAGCTCCCCAGCGACGCGACCCTGCGCTCGCATATCCGCCGACTGCGCGAGCTGATCGGCGGTGAGCGCATCACCACCGTCCGCGGCATAGGCTACCGCTATGAATGA